One part of the Paenibacillus silvisoli genome encodes these proteins:
- a CDS encoding cation:proton antiporter, with translation MFFFTILIILLATKLAGDLSVRLGQPAVVGKLIIGVIIGPAMLGWVESTEIIDELSEIGVLLLMFMAGMETDLDDLKRSFKSSTAVAVGGIVLPFAGGYLVGASIGMETSHAIFLGLLLSATSVSISVQSLKELNMLGSRESTTILGAAILDDILVVVLLAFAMSIFGSEDVNLALVIGKKFVFFLIAGLMIWKGAKWMMKWLAPLRVTESVISAGLIVCFLLAFLAEEFGVAGIIGAFAAGLAISQTSFKKEVEHKLEPIAYAIFVPVFFVSVGFSVTFEGLSDQLGLLAVLSVVAIVTKLVGAGLGARMTGFSTRSSVGIGSGMVSRGEVALIIATIGLESGLLMKEYFTVLIIVVILTTLITPFLLKMIFREHSKT, from the coding sequence ATGTTTTTCTTTACGATTCTTATCATTCTGCTGGCGACGAAGCTTGCCGGCGATCTCAGCGTGCGATTAGGGCAGCCGGCGGTAGTCGGCAAACTGATCATTGGAGTGATCATCGGCCCCGCTATGCTAGGATGGGTCGAAAGCACGGAGATCATCGATGAACTGAGCGAGATAGGCGTTCTCCTATTAATGTTCATGGCCGGAATGGAGACGGACCTCGACGATCTAAAGCGTTCGTTCAAATCGTCAACGGCCGTTGCCGTAGGCGGCATCGTCCTCCCTTTCGCGGGAGGGTATTTGGTTGGCGCTTCGATCGGCATGGAAACCTCGCATGCTATATTTCTAGGCTTATTGTTATCCGCAACGTCAGTCAGTATTTCGGTGCAGTCCTTAAAGGAGCTCAATATGCTGGGGAGCCGGGAAAGCACCACCATATTAGGCGCCGCGATTCTGGACGACATTCTGGTCGTCGTACTGCTTGCGTTCGCGATGAGCATTTTCGGCAGCGAAGACGTCAATTTGGCGCTCGTCATCGGCAAAAAGTTTGTTTTCTTCCTGATTGCCGGCTTGATGATCTGGAAAGGCGCCAAATGGATGATGAAATGGCTGGCCCCGCTCCGGGTTACCGAGTCGGTCATCAGCGCCGGGCTCATCGTCTGCTTCTTGTTAGCATTTCTTGCCGAAGAGTTCGGCGTTGCAGGCATTATCGGCGCGTTTGCAGCCGGTTTGGCCATTTCGCAAACCTCGTTCAAGAAGGAAGTCGAACATAAACTGGAGCCGATCGCCTATGCGATCTTCGTCCCCGTTTTCTTCGTCAGCGTCGGGTTCTCCGTAACCTTCGAAGGGTTAAGCGATCAATTGGGCTTGCTGGCCGTTCTATCCGTCGTTGCCATCGTGACGAAGCTGGTCGGCGCCGGACTGGGCGCTCGCATGACAGGCTTCTCGACGCGCTCCTCTGTAGGTATCGGATCGGGCATGGTCTCGCGCGGAGAAGTCGCCTTGATCATCGCGACGATCGGTCTGGAAAGCGGATTGTTAATGAAGGAATACTTCACGGTGCTCATCATTGTCGTGATTTTGACTACGCTCATTACGCCGTTTCTGCTGAAAATGATCTTCCGCGAACATTCTAAGACATAA
- a CDS encoding DMT family transporter: protein MRANANWLRCFMMLSGAGLLGVSAVLVDFLFEAGYAIPDMTNIQYDLAVPVLWIFALTTLGTVKRFPGGKDLLFMGITGITSAGGMVFYFQSLRLLPVSLSIILLFQFTWMVTLIDAVVKRKWPSKQRWTGSAVICAGTLLAVGLDWPQLQQVSASAATMGLMAAFSFAISLYVPEYMKNEVPVVLRAAITMTFSAVALLFVFPPSYDFSGIADEGLLGWGLLLAVIGQVIPILFMLSAIPKLGGRMAGVLGAVELPATLVSAYFMLGESIALLRWLGAAIIMAGILWSEIRFESWRTVSPRMNLQSENNKKA from the coding sequence ATGCGCGCGAACGCGAATTGGCTCCGCTGCTTTATGATGCTGAGCGGAGCCGGATTGTTAGGCGTCTCTGCTGTACTTGTCGATTTTTTATTCGAAGCGGGATACGCCATCCCGGACATGACGAACATTCAATATGACCTTGCCGTACCGGTATTATGGATCTTCGCGCTTACGACCCTTGGGACCGTGAAGCGATTTCCCGGAGGTAAGGACCTGTTATTCATGGGGATTACGGGCATTACGTCGGCAGGGGGCATGGTATTCTATTTTCAGTCGCTGCGCCTGCTGCCCGTTTCGCTCAGCATTATTTTATTGTTCCAATTTACGTGGATGGTTACGCTCATCGATGCGGTTGTCAAGCGAAAGTGGCCTTCCAAGCAGCGATGGACGGGCAGTGCCGTTATTTGCGCGGGTACGTTACTTGCGGTCGGTCTCGACTGGCCGCAGCTGCAGCAAGTGTCGGCAAGCGCAGCGACGATGGGGCTGATGGCCGCGTTTAGTTTTGCCATTAGTTTATACGTGCCGGAATATATGAAGAATGAAGTGCCCGTGGTACTGCGCGCCGCGATCACGATGACGTTCTCGGCGGTCGCCTTGCTTTTCGTCTTCCCGCCGAGCTATGATTTTTCAGGCATTGCTGATGAGGGATTGCTAGGATGGGGGTTGCTTCTGGCCGTCATCGGACAAGTGATCCCGATTCTGTTCATGCTGTCGGCCATTCCGAAGCTTGGCGGCAGAATGGCAGGCGTTCTGGGAGCGGTTGAGCTCCCGGCAACGCTGGTATCCGCTTATTTCATGCTTGGAGAAAGCATCGCTTTGCTGCGCTGGCTTGGCGCGGCGATAATCATGGCCGGTATTCTATGGAGCGAAATCCGGTTTGAGAGCTGGAGAACCGTTTCGCCTAGAATGAATTTGCAATCGGAAAATAACAAGAAAGCATAG
- a CDS encoding LysR family transcriptional regulator — MELRHLEYFVTTCEELHFTRASVKLGITQPSLSHQIKVLEDELGVPLFDRIGKRIAVTEAGMILYKQSKLAFGSLASAREQIRELQTMERGTLSIGTLPGELNQLVTSLLIDFHREYPGVRIKVFGVEDIVAKLLQNELDVAITILPVEDDRIFKLPLYREKFYFVATPDHPYASYSEMNFEEIKTQPIIMFPETHRCRQLIDMTCSNAGFELQPLIETTTIDSLFGLVRSGAGGTILSKTLLDMYGYEELLAIPIQNPTLCREVGIVYHRDKYMGKAARGFIDLLSAYVKKLKQAEDPQVCDSET; from the coding sequence GTGGAATTAAGACATCTGGAGTATTTTGTGACAACCTGCGAGGAGCTTCATTTTACGAGAGCTTCCGTAAAACTGGGGATTACGCAGCCATCATTAAGCCATCAAATTAAGGTGCTGGAGGATGAGCTTGGCGTGCCGCTGTTCGACCGGATCGGGAAGCGAATCGCCGTAACCGAAGCCGGTATGATCTTGTACAAGCAAAGCAAGCTGGCATTCGGCAGCTTGGCCAGCGCCCGCGAGCAAATCCGCGAGCTGCAGACGATGGAGCGCGGCACGTTATCGATCGGAACGCTCCCGGGCGAACTGAATCAGCTCGTGACTTCGCTGCTCATCGACTTCCACCGCGAATACCCGGGGGTCCGAATCAAGGTTTTCGGCGTGGAGGATATCGTCGCGAAGCTGCTGCAGAACGAGTTGGATGTTGCGATTACGATATTGCCGGTAGAGGATGACCGCATTTTCAAATTGCCGCTGTACCGCGAGAAATTTTATTTCGTTGCAACGCCGGATCATCCGTATGCTTCCTATTCCGAGATGAATTTCGAGGAAATCAAGACGCAGCCGATCATCATGTTCCCGGAAACCCACCGCTGCAGGCAGTTGATCGACATGACCTGTTCGAATGCCGGCTTCGAGCTTCAACCGCTCATCGAAACCACGACGATCGACTCGTTATTCGGCTTGGTCCGTTCGGGAGCCGGAGGGACCATTCTTTCGAAGACGCTGCTGGACATGTACGGCTATGAGGAGCTACTGGCGATACCGATTCAAAACCCTACCTTGTGCAGGGAGGTGGGCATCGTATATCACCGTGATAAATATATGGGGAAAGCAGCGCGCGGTTTTATCGATCTGCTGTCCGCCTATGTGAAAAAGCTGAAGCAAGCGGAGGACCCGCAGGTTTGCGATAGCGAGACTTAA
- a CDS encoding SLAC1 anion channel family protein, translated as MLMELDRTAKKTSLAQLPINLFGAVMGLAGLSLAWRLSSHVFGTYEMIGDAIGIVAIAVFLVLAAGYTIKTVRYRDKVIAEFNHPVIGHFFGTFTIAILLLSSVIAPYSEGIAHAAWIVGALLTLTLSYVAVSRLLRGRQEAAHAVPAWLIPGVATLDIAVAGGTMPFSWAHELNLFSIAIGSFVALAFFTLILYRLIHHEPLPSGLTPSLIILIAPFEVGFLGYTTYIGRIDNFAAMLFYFGLFLFAVLGMKVFRRSVPFAASWWAVSFPMAALSNAALKYADFTGSLPLKAVAAFLLALLSIVLTVLFVRTLIILFNGKLLRLP; from the coding sequence ATGCTAATGGAGCTGGATCGAACTGCAAAGAAAACCAGCCTGGCGCAGCTGCCGATTAATTTGTTCGGCGCGGTGATGGGGCTTGCCGGTCTATCGCTCGCTTGGCGTCTATCGAGTCATGTATTCGGCACGTATGAAATGATCGGGGATGCGATCGGGATCGTCGCGATTGCCGTCTTTCTCGTTTTGGCAGCCGGTTATACGATAAAAACCGTTCGGTATCGGGACAAAGTCATAGCGGAATTCAACCATCCCGTTATCGGTCATTTTTTCGGCACGTTCACCATCGCGATTCTGCTTTTATCCTCGGTCATTGCGCCTTATAGCGAGGGTATCGCGCATGCGGCATGGATCGTCGGAGCGCTGCTGACCTTAACGCTCAGTTACGTGGCCGTAAGCCGGCTTCTGCGCGGACGGCAGGAGGCGGCGCACGCGGTTCCGGCTTGGCTTATTCCCGGCGTGGCAACGCTGGATATCGCCGTAGCCGGAGGAACGATGCCGTTCAGTTGGGCGCATGAACTGAATTTGTTCAGCATCGCGATCGGATCGTTTGTCGCCCTGGCCTTTTTCACCTTGATTTTGTACAGACTGATCCACCATGAGCCGCTGCCGAGCGGGTTAACGCCGTCATTGATTATTCTAATCGCTCCGTTTGAGGTCGGATTTCTAGGCTATACGACGTACATCGGGCGAATCGACAATTTCGCCGCCATGCTTTTCTATTTCGGGCTATTCCTGTTCGCGGTACTGGGCATGAAAGTATTCCGTCGATCGGTTCCGTTCGCCGCGTCCTGGTGGGCGGTAAGCTTCCCGATGGCCGCGCTTAGCAATGCCGCTCTGAAATATGCCGATTTTACCGGTTCGTTGCCGTTGAAGGCGGTCGCGGCCTTCCTGTTAGCATTGCTGTCGATCGTGCTAACCGTGCTTTTCGTCCGGACCTTGATCATTTTGTTTAACGGAAAATTGCTTAGGTTACCCTAA
- a CDS encoding spore germination protein has product MRNSRNKLRNAPRVSKYEGLEEPAGFENPISADLESNIDFLKQVFHNCSDVVFRTFSIEGKPGMLMIYLDGMVDARAFEQTVLQPLLYEGLPQGIEKLSSLKDACDLQYFSALQTKTADRYSALICDILKAQIAILVDREPLALLIDMKKSEKRAVEEPSLESTLRGPREGFNESLQVNLALVRKRIPSHRLKLEPMEIGKLTRTGVILAYMDGIVDAAVLTEVKNRLAKIEASVILESEYIEEFIEDSPYSPFPQIQNTERPDVIASSLLDGKVALLVDGAPCALIMPMTFWVGLQAADDYYERFVYVNAMRLIRFTFSLVSLLAPALYVTLTTFHQGMIPLVLMSSISAARETSPFPTAIETILMELVFEGLQEAGIRLPNRIGPLVSIVGALVIGQAAVQAGIISAPIVIVVSATGIASYAIPRYSFGIAFRLLRFVMLVLASTLGLFGMAVGIMGILIHLVSLKSFGVPYFSPVAPRIWKQMLDMIIRSPRWLRIRGSGS; this is encoded by the coding sequence ATGCGAAACAGCCGGAACAAGCTACGGAACGCGCCGCGCGTTTCGAAATACGAAGGGCTGGAGGAGCCGGCCGGGTTCGAGAATCCGATTTCCGCGGACTTGGAATCGAACATCGATTTCTTGAAGCAGGTGTTCCATAACTGCTCGGATGTCGTGTTTCGGACGTTCAGCATCGAAGGCAAGCCAGGCATGCTGATGATCTATCTCGACGGCATGGTCGATGCGCGAGCGTTTGAGCAGACCGTGCTGCAGCCGCTGCTATATGAAGGTTTACCGCAGGGTATCGAGAAATTAAGCAGCTTGAAGGATGCCTGCGACCTGCAGTATTTTTCCGCTCTCCAAACGAAGACAGCCGATCGTTATTCCGCATTGATCTGCGATATTCTCAAAGCGCAAATTGCCATATTGGTCGATCGCGAGCCGTTGGCATTGTTGATCGATATGAAGAAGTCGGAGAAGCGCGCCGTCGAAGAACCGAGCCTGGAGTCTACGCTGCGCGGACCGAGAGAGGGCTTCAACGAAAGCCTGCAGGTGAATTTGGCTCTGGTGCGCAAACGTATCCCCAGCCATCGCCTGAAGCTCGAACCGATGGAGATTGGCAAGCTGACCCGCACGGGCGTCATCCTTGCCTACATGGATGGCATCGTTGACGCCGCGGTCTTAACGGAAGTAAAGAACAGGCTCGCGAAGATCGAAGCGTCCGTCATTCTCGAATCGGAATACATCGAAGAATTTATCGAAGACAGCCCTTACTCGCCTTTTCCTCAAATTCAAAACACGGAACGGCCCGACGTCATCGCTTCGAGTCTGTTAGACGGAAAGGTTGCGCTTCTTGTGGATGGCGCCCCCTGCGCGCTGATCATGCCGATGACGTTCTGGGTAGGCCTTCAGGCAGCGGATGATTACTATGAACGGTTCGTCTACGTCAACGCGATGAGACTGATCCGCTTCACGTTTTCGCTGGTATCGCTGCTGGCGCCGGCTTTGTACGTTACATTGACAACGTTTCATCAAGGGATGATCCCGCTCGTATTGATGAGCAGCATTTCCGCCGCTCGCGAGACATCTCCTTTTCCCACTGCGATCGAAACGATTCTGATGGAGCTCGTATTCGAAGGCTTGCAGGAGGCGGGCATCAGGCTGCCCAACCGGATCGGCCCGCTAGTGAGCATCGTCGGCGCCTTAGTCATCGGACAAGCGGCTGTCCAAGCAGGCATCATCTCCGCTCCGATCGTCATCGTCGTTTCGGCCACCGGCATCGCTTCCTATGCCATCCCGCGCTATAGCTTCGGCATTGCCTTCCGGCTACTGCGCTTTGTCATGCTCGTATTGGCGTCGACGCTTGGCTTATTCGGCATGGCCGTCGGCATCATGGGCATCTTGATTCACCTCGTCAGCTTGAAATCGTTCGGCGTACCGTACTTCTCTCCGGTCGCTCCGCGTATTTGGAAGCAGATGCTGGATATGATTATCCGCTCGCCGAGATGGCTGAGAATTCGAGGTTCCGGCAGTTAG
- a CDS encoding Ger(x)C family spore germination protein, giving the protein MGIKASARMAAWLIIVLGLTGCWDLKEPNELSFVMGSGWDAAEDGAIKVSVQIPVLKSSSSQSAGGGAPGKPYTVVTASGKNISDAALHIQEKLSRALFPGHRIALFISEEVAKRGFTKWLDELIRNPDSNTRVSIFVVKGVSAERFLGNEYAMERFSSLYATRTTKIAGFTENIFDLQKDKNNPSKCFLLPIITAISGPPENQLEFQDIAVFDQDGKLSYSLKREEASLALWITGKITHIPLTLRLPKEDGTISLDLQKIKRKIKVKTDGKQIKVSVKLTGTGLIRENNTKLYLLSPAVKDRVTGEMSDLIRKQAIEVIQTVQKKYKTDIFGIGNELAWKHPAKWQALRGSWPETFSQLDVSVDVKLKIDGVGQVGTGPQI; this is encoded by the coding sequence ATGGGGATCAAAGCTTCGGCGCGAATGGCTGCATGGCTCATAATCGTACTCGGACTTACGGGCTGCTGGGATTTGAAGGAACCGAACGAGCTTTCGTTTGTCATGGGCTCAGGCTGGGATGCGGCAGAGGATGGCGCAATTAAGGTCAGCGTCCAAATACCGGTGCTGAAAAGCTCGTCGAGTCAAAGCGCCGGCGGCGGCGCGCCGGGGAAGCCGTACACCGTGGTAACCGCATCGGGGAAAAATATTTCGGATGCCGCGCTTCATATCCAGGAGAAGCTGTCGCGTGCGTTGTTCCCGGGTCACCGAATTGCGTTGTTCATCAGCGAGGAGGTCGCGAAGCGAGGCTTCACGAAATGGCTGGATGAGTTAATCCGAAATCCGGACAGCAATACGAGGGTCAGCATCTTTGTCGTGAAAGGCGTAAGCGCGGAACGGTTTCTAGGGAACGAATACGCCATGGAGCGCTTCTCGTCCCTTTACGCCACAAGGACTACCAAGATCGCCGGCTTCACCGAAAATATTTTCGACCTGCAGAAAGACAAAAACAATCCGTCCAAATGCTTTCTGCTGCCGATTATTACGGCCATTTCAGGCCCCCCCGAGAATCAATTGGAATTTCAGGATATCGCCGTCTTTGATCAGGATGGGAAATTGAGCTATTCCTTGAAGAGAGAGGAAGCTTCCCTGGCACTCTGGATCACCGGCAAAATCACCCATATTCCGCTTACGCTGCGGCTGCCGAAAGAGGATGGCACCATCTCCCTGGATTTGCAAAAAATCAAGCGCAAAATCAAGGTGAAGACGGACGGCAAGCAAATCAAGGTGAGCGTGAAGCTTACCGGCACAGGGCTTATTCGCGAAAACAATACGAAGCTGTATCTTCTATCTCCTGCCGTAAAGGACCGCGTAACCGGGGAAATGAGCGATCTGATCCGAAAACAAGCCATCGAGGTCATTCAAACGGTCCAGAAAAAATACAAGACCGATATATTCGGAATCGGAAACGAGCTGGCTTGGAAGCACCCCGCCAAGTGGCAAGCATTGCGCGGCAGCTGGCCCGAAACGTTCTCGCAGCTGGACGTTTCCGTCGATGTCAAGCTGAAGATTGACGGCGTAGGCCAAGTCGGAACCGGACCGCAAATCTAG
- a CDS encoding GerAB/ArcD/ProY family transporter produces the protein MNVSKSQLFWMIFISEIVLLSYFALGPSLKQAKQDIWISYLLAGGGALIGTYLMMKVSFAYGSSTMVTYVQSIMGKWLGKLIALGYIVFWLLLTMMMLHGTVDFISTNLLYQTPTIVIVVLEIALMIYFNVQGGITTIGRCSQVIGPLLFAAAFLPLLLNSSHMDFEQLLPVYQDGSLPVAKGSVLVYCFIGDTSVLLMVISFMKQSDRSVPSVIRSVSFGALWGLLMSIAVIVLFGATSAADMYHPQFMFMKSISILDFIQNFDLVITFFLQFGIMIKLASLLFISSYGLAEWLKIRNWKVIAWIMAALHLAGMILTSKLNFELLFLPWIFLTFNLALPALLYLVHRIRHAL, from the coding sequence ATGAATGTATCCAAATCGCAGCTGTTCTGGATGATCTTCATCTCGGAAATTGTGTTGTTGTCATATTTTGCGCTGGGGCCTTCCTTGAAGCAAGCCAAGCAAGATATATGGATTTCGTATTTGCTGGCAGGCGGAGGCGCGCTCATCGGTACCTACCTAATGATGAAAGTCAGCTTCGCTTACGGCAGCAGCACGATGGTCACCTATGTTCAGTCCATCATGGGCAAATGGCTTGGCAAGCTGATCGCGTTAGGGTATATCGTCTTTTGGCTGCTGCTCACGATGATGATGCTTCACGGCACGGTGGACTTCATTAGCACGAATCTGTTATATCAGACGCCAACGATCGTCATCGTGGTGCTTGAGATCGCGCTAATGATCTACTTCAATGTGCAAGGCGGCATTACGACGATCGGGCGCTGCAGCCAGGTTATCGGACCGCTCTTGTTTGCGGCCGCTTTCCTGCCGCTGCTGCTAAACAGCAGCCATATGGACTTCGAACAGCTGCTGCCGGTCTATCAAGACGGGAGCCTTCCGGTCGCGAAAGGCTCCGTACTCGTTTATTGTTTTATAGGAGATACGTCGGTGCTGCTCATGGTCATCTCGTTCATGAAACAATCCGATCGATCTGTGCCGTCCGTAATCCGCTCGGTAAGCTTCGGAGCATTATGGGGGCTGCTTATGTCGATCGCCGTTATCGTGCTGTTCGGAGCGACGAGCGCGGCAGATATGTACCATCCGCAATTTATGTTCATGAAATCGATCTCGATCCTCGACTTTATTCAGAACTTCGATCTGGTCATCACGTTCTTCCTGCAGTTCGGCATTATGATCAAACTGGCCAGCCTGCTGTTCATATCCAGCTACGGATTGGCGGAATGGCTGAAGATCCGGAACTGGAAGGTCATCGCCTGGATCATGGCGGCGCTTCATCTTGCCGGCATGATCCTGACCTCGAAGCTTAACTTCGAGCTGCTCTTTCTGCCCTGGATCTTCCTGACGTTTAACCTGGCGCTGCCAGCGCTGTTGTATCTGGTTCACCGGATAAGGCATGCTTTGTAA
- a CDS encoding HEAT repeat domain-containing protein → MTTAQPLLLTDEQMKAFIKDGFLILKTDFPREFHARLVEQLNAIYDSEGNPGNNILPRIRDLQRVFENPVITGALTSVLGPNYLLHTHRHGHYNSVPKPGGWHKDSYWGYSRLRNHHPWWAMIMYFPQDTPIELGPTGVMPGTQYQDGRNFVSDETQEEATANGEAGTFALIHYDIWHRSTPNLLGQPRFMLKFEFMRTEAPQAPTWNNQAASWAEAAGAEGQNDALCEEMWNWLSGRTASLAGTKSGDEAEVAALSAKLTGSDEPAALNAAYELAARGEAGVQALLNALPLEKRESRFASYGLSVAGEGAVEGLIQALGHSEEHVVNHAVFALGELKAERALPQLIELLSHSSVRVRRSVIDALGIIGGDASLIVPALIKGLQDEDTQARFTAGLALVRLGSKAAAAVPALAESLADENRYVRGHALEALRYIGTKEAHDVLMHELFNTRWCSDTTPASTF, encoded by the coding sequence ATGACGACGGCACAACCGCTTTTGCTGACCGACGAACAGATGAAGGCATTCATTAAAGACGGATTTTTAATATTGAAAACGGATTTCCCGCGTGAATTCCACGCGCGCTTGGTGGAACAGCTGAACGCGATTTACGACAGCGAGGGCAACCCGGGCAACAACATTTTGCCGCGTATCCGCGATTTGCAGCGGGTGTTCGAAAATCCGGTCATTACCGGAGCGCTTACGAGCGTGCTCGGTCCGAATTACTTGCTTCATACGCACCGTCACGGCCACTACAACTCGGTGCCCAAGCCGGGCGGCTGGCACAAGGACAGCTACTGGGGCTACAGCAGACTGCGCAACCATCACCCATGGTGGGCGATGATCATGTACTTCCCGCAAGATACGCCGATCGAGCTTGGGCCGACGGGCGTCATGCCGGGCACGCAATATCAAGACGGACGCAATTTCGTGTCCGACGAAACGCAGGAAGAGGCGACGGCGAATGGCGAAGCGGGAACGTTCGCGCTGATCCACTACGATATTTGGCACCGTTCGACGCCGAACCTGCTCGGCCAGCCGCGCTTCATGCTGAAGTTCGAATTCATGCGCACGGAAGCGCCTCAAGCGCCGACTTGGAATAATCAAGCCGCTTCTTGGGCTGAAGCAGCGGGCGCGGAAGGGCAAAACGATGCCCTCTGCGAGGAAATGTGGAACTGGCTTTCCGGCCGCACGGCGTCGCTCGCCGGCACGAAATCCGGCGATGAGGCTGAGGTTGCGGCGCTGTCCGCGAAGCTGACCGGCTCCGATGAGCCAGCTGCGCTGAACGCTGCGTACGAGCTGGCTGCAAGAGGCGAAGCGGGCGTTCAAGCGCTGCTGAACGCGCTGCCGCTGGAGAAGAGAGAGTCGCGCTTCGCGTCGTACGGTTTGTCCGTTGCGGGGGAAGGAGCGGTCGAGGGGCTCATTCAAGCGCTTGGCCACTCGGAAGAGCATGTCGTGAACCATGCCGTATTCGCTCTTGGCGAACTGAAAGCGGAGCGTGCCCTTCCGCAGCTCATCGAGCTCCTTTCGCATTCGTCCGTGCGAGTGCGCCGCAGCGTCATCGATGCGCTCGGCATTATCGGCGGCGACGCTTCGCTGATCGTGCCTGCATTGATCAAAGGACTGCAGGATGAAGATACGCAGGCTCGTTTTACGGCGGGACTGGCGCTCGTTCGCCTCGGCTCGAAGGCGGCCGCAGCCGTGCCGGCGCTGGCCGAATCGCTCGCGGACGAGAACCGCTACGTGCGCGGCCACGCGCTCGAAGCGCTTCGCTACATTGGCACGAAGGAAGCTCACGACGTGCTGATGCATGAGCTGTTCAATACGCGCTGGTGCTCGGATACGACGCCTGCGAGCACGTTCTAA